From one Mya arenaria isolate MELC-2E11 chromosome 4, ASM2691426v1 genomic stretch:
- the LOC128232376 gene encoding tryptase beta-2-like: protein MDIHIIFYIFATLAALCHGDQEPMVRETRVVNGRTIRRSEWPFLVSLHYLKPFPFTRNTHMKHLCGGTLIHPEWVLTAGHCVGFFEELSDVGNWKVVLGEHNQYLKDPGEQTVDPEKFVVHPDFQPHDTHTLLNDIALIKLSRAANVSTTYVREIPVTSQKVEELTKCQIGGWGQVSNEPYGYGMYIPLKTTLFVLNNATCSLIYGEVEYEEGGIRMVVDDSVICAGIPDAARTGVYLDEDGYNDACNGDSGSPLICPTGPEGSFEVAGVVSAGKGCGTGKFPGLYTKVSHFYEWINQVINNE, encoded by the exons TATTTGCGACCCTCGCTGCTTTGTGTCACGGGGACCAGGAGCCCATGGTGCGAGAAACGCGTGTGGTGAATGGACGTACGATCCGGCGCTCTGAGTGGCCCTTTCTGGTGTCCCTGCACTACCTGAAACCGTTCCCGTTCACTCGGAACACCCATATGAAACATTTGTGTGGCGGGACGCTTATTCACCCCGAATGGGTCCTAACGGCTGGACATTGCGTCGg GTTTTTTGAGGAGCTGTCCGACGTTGGCAATTGGAAAGTAGTGCTTGGTGAACACAATCAGTACCTGAAAGACCCCGGGGAGCAGACAGTCGACCCTGAGAAGTTCGTCGTCCACCCGGACTTCCAACCTCACGACACAC ACACCCTGCTCAACGACATAGCACTGATTAAGCTGTCACGTGCGGCGAACGTTAGTACGACATACGTACGCGAGATTCCGGTGACCTCACAGAAGGTTGAAGAGCTCACCAAGTGCCAGATAGGTGGCTGGGGGCAGGTCTCCAACG AGCCGTACGGTTACGGGATGTACATCCCGTTGAAGACAACACTGTTCGTCCTCAACAACGCCACTTGCAGCCTTATATATGGCGAAGTAGAATACGAGGAGGGTGGCATCCGGATGGTCGTAGATGACAGCGTCATCTGCGCCGGCATTCCCGACGCCGCGCGGACCGGTGTCTACCTTGACGAAGACGGATATAACGATGCATGCAAC GGTGACTCTGGATCACCGCTAATTTGCCCGACTGGACCGGAAGGCAGCTTCGAGGTGGCGGGCGTGGTCTCCGCCGGGAAGGGGTGTGGCACGGGGAAATTTCCTGGTCTCTACACCAAGGTTTCTCACTTCTATGAGTGGATCAACCAAGTCATCAATAATGAAtaa